A stretch of the Nicotiana tabacum cultivar K326 chromosome 6, ASM71507v2, whole genome shotgun sequence genome encodes the following:
- the LOC107765020 gene encoding rust resistance kinase Lr10-like, translating into MLAVRQLQLATLVLLVICSTTISKAQNITQCTSSCGDIHNITFPFRLKADPKNCGNSRFQLDCQNNRTVISLESRTYNVLEINYDKFLIRAIDPGLLNQTTNCTFSPKYFTTAVPGTSTFNDLALNIPIIYVNCLAMVNSSRYVETTFCGSQNNTSFFNYSQSHSYVAIGEDMSISDLAESCSVEIVAWASARGLSGNNTSLSSIQDALSYGSELSWKRTFLCRECQDYCFSEGNDYRCSRNNRHLRCDDGSPFDLPLPCSIHLHGVLTIIFGGFGIAAILSFRFLFGLVFLVALIVYRWRRRHLSMYQSIEDFLQIQSNLVPIKYSYSEIKKMTNKFKEKLGEGAYGTVFKGKLRSGPFVAVKIMHKSMTSGEEFISEVSTIGRIHHVNVVQLIGFCVEGSKRALVYDFMPNSSLDKYIFPQEGIVSLSYKQMFEISLGVARGIDYLHRGCDMQILHFDIKPHNILLDENFNPRISDFGLAKLYPTDDSIVTLTAARGTVGYMAPELFYKNIGGVSYKADVYSYGMLLMEMAGRRKNMNPFADHLSQIYFPTWVYDQFNEGNDIEMQDASEEDRKMVKKIIFVALWCIQMKPVDRPAMNKVVEMLEGDVQLLQMPPRPFISPREIAGDVIETIKISTEV; encoded by the exons ATGTTGGCAGTCAGACAGCTCCAATTAGCGACTCTTGTACTACTTGTGATCTGCAGCACAACAATATCCAAAGCCCAAAATATTACTCAGTGCACTTCTTCTTGTGGTGATATTCATAACATCACCTTTCCATTTCGATTGAAAGCTGATCCCAAGAATTGCGGAAATTCTAGGTTCCAGCTCGATTGCCAGAATAATCGTACTGTCATAAGTTTGGAGTCAAGGACATATAACGTGTTGGAAATCAACTATGATAAATTCTTGATCAGAGCAATTGACCCTGGTTTGCTGAATCAGACCACGAACTGCACTTTTTCTCCGAAGTACTTCACCACAGCTGTTCCTGGCACCTCAACTTTTAACGATTTAGCTCTCAACATTCCCATTATATATGTCAATTGTTTAGCCATGGTAAACTCTTCGCGCTATGTGGAGACTACTTTCTGCGGATCACAGAACAATActtctttctttaattattcaCAAAGTCATAGCTATGTGGCCATAGGAGAGGACATGTCGATTTCGGATTTGGCAGAGAGTTGCAGCGTGGAAATAGTAGCCTGGGCGTCGGCTCGTGGGCTTTCGGGTAACAATACTTCTCTATCGAGCATTCAGGATGCCCTGAGTTACGGGTCTGAGCTTTCTTGGAAGCGTACCTTCTTGTGTAGAGAATGTCAAGACTACTGTTTTTCTGAAGGCAACGACTACCGTTGCAGCCGCAACAATAGGCACTTGCGCTGCGACGATGGCAGCCCCTTTGATCTTCCCCTCCCTT GTAGCATCCACTTGCATGGAG TTCTTACTATAATATTTGGCGGATTTGGTATAG CTGCAATTCTGTCATTCCGATTTCTCTTTGGATTGGTTTTCCTGGTTGCATTAATAGTGTACAGATGGAGAAGACGGCACTTATCTATGTATCAATCAATTGAAGACTTCCTGCAAATCCAAAGCAACCTTGTGCCAATTAAGTACTCCTATTCTGAGATTAAGAAGATGACGAATAAATTCAAGGAAAAACTTGGCGAAGGAGCCTATGGAACTGTCTTTAAAGGAAAGCTCCGTAGTGGTCCTTTTGTTGCAGTAAAGATTATGCACAAGTCCATGACTAGTGGGGAAGAATTTATCAGTGAAGTTTCCACAATTGGAAGGATTCACCATGTAAATGTTGTGCAGCTCATTGGATTCTGCGTTGAGGGCTCAAAACGTGCTTTGGTATATGACTTCATGCCTAATAGCTCCTTGGACAAGTACATATTTCCGCAAGAAGGAATTGTTTCCTTGAGTTACAAACAAATGTTCGAGATATCTCTAGGAGTTGCTCGTGGGATAGATTATCTACATCGGGGGTGTGACATGCAGATCTTACATTTTGATATAAAGCCTCACAACATTCTTCTGGATGAAAATTTCAATCCAAGAATATCTGACTTTGGGCTTGCAAAATTGTACCCAACAGATGATAGTATTGTGACTCTAACTGCAGCTAGAGGGACAGTGGGTTACATGGCTCCGGAGTTGTTCTATAAAAATATTGGAGGAGTGTCATACAAAGCCGATGTATATAGTTATGGTATGTTGTTGATGGAAATGGCAGGCAGAAGGAAGAACATGAACCCATTTGCGGATCATTTAAGCCAAATATACTTTCCTACATGGGTTTACGACCAATTTAATGAAGGAAATGATATAGAGATGCAGGACGCCAGCGAGGAAGATAGGAAGATGGTAAAGAAGATAATATTTGTGGCATTGTGGTGCATACAGATGAAGCCTGTTGATCGTCCTGCAATGAACAAAGTTGTTGAAATGCTTGAAGGAGATGTTCAACTCCTACAGATGCCCCCTAGACCTTTTATATCTCCTCGTGAGATTGCCGGGGATGTTATCGAGACAATAAAAATTTCCACGGAGGTATAG